The nucleotide sequence TCCTCAGAGGACCTGACCTAGAATTTCGGCATTCCTGGCTGAGGCCAGTTGAGGCTGGGGCAAAGAGCGTCAAAGGTCCTTGGAAATCATGTAGTTCCACcttattttatggagaaaaaagtgaggcccagagaggaaaaggTTGCAAAGCTACCTAGTGACAGAATCAGCACTCAGCTTCCTACCTTGAGTCCAATACTGTGTGGGAACATCCTACAACAATAATTCCATGGATCTCTTTCTATTTGGAGCCTTGGAGTACTGTGCTCTGACAGAGGGGACAAGCTTCCAGCTGCAGTGACCCCATGaggcttgtttctttgttttctaagttGCCCCACCTTCTATTACAAGACATAGTCTCTCCAGTGAGTATTGACATGAGACAGGAAATCAGTGTTGCCTAAGGTTCTGGAGAGGGCCTTGAAGTCCCAAGTTTGCCCTAAGTGACGGGATACCCTGTGTTTTGAGTCCCCACCAAGAGCACTGTCCTCACCATCTGCAGAGTCCAAGGCTCTGGGTATGGGAAAGGGTTTCTAAAGCACTGGTTGCTTTCTGACAtcgctccccaccccccagctgaCAGagccaagacacacacacaccccaacttTCTCTGTCCTATTCCATTACTGTTTGCTGTTGCTTTGGAGCCTCATAAATAGGGCATTGAAAACACTTCCTGAAGCTGAAAGAAGCCCTGAGTAGCTTGTCTCATTCCCAGTGTGCAGCTCAGCAAGGGGTCCGTCCTTCTCTGTCACTGTCTCTTTTGCCTGTTGTAattctgtctgcctctctctgactctccctgTCTCACTCTTTGTGTTTGTGCCTCTCCTCACTCTTGTTCCTTCTGAAAAATCACATTCCCTCGGTCTTTCTGCCCTCATGCATTTGTCTTTGCTGTTGTTCTGTCGTGACACTTTCCCCTTTCCCAGTGCCTTCCCTCTACTTCTAGAAGGCTTAATTGCTCAGGCAAGGAAATAGGGGCCAGGGGCTTCTCTCCTGGCTTTCCTCTTCATCTCACTGAGCCTGCCGGCCAGGAGGGTagctgctcctgcagcctcgGGTGGCCTGCAGCCAAAGGAGGGCGGAGCCCATCTGGGCGGGATTGGCCCTAGGTCCACCTCATAAAGCCTGGGGCGAGGGGCGCGACGCGTTCTGAAAGAGCCCTGGAGGGGCTGTTTAGTCCAACAGATCCCATAGGCTCAGTCGGGGCTCTGCAGTGTCATGCCCCGGAGCCCCCGGACAGCGCCGAGCTGGGCGCTGTTGCTGCGGCTGTTGGCACTGCTGCGGCCGCCAGGGCTGGGCGAGGCGTGCAGCTGCGCCCCCGCGCACCCCCAGCGGCACGTCTGCCACTCGGCGCTTGGTGAGTCCGGAGGCCCGTGAGGTCCACAGCAGGGGGTGGCTGTGTAGGATTGGTATGGGGCTGAGCTGTAGACCTGGAGTCTGGAGGGATAGGGAGGAGCTCAAATCCCGCACCAGTTGCCTCCTGCTGGGGCTGATGGGTGGGGCAGGACAGGCGCAATAGCAACCTTGCAAGCGCAGAGCCCGGCTGACttggaaggaaatgaagactGCGTAAGGGGCCTCCATAGCGACCCCCTCATCCCTGCCTACTGCAATTATGGAGTGTCACTGAAAAACAAGTCACTGGAACTACCCCGTGATTATTCTGAACTATTGGATGGCTGAAAGGGGGAGTGAGGGGCCAGGAGGTTGGGCTTTCATTACAAACATGCCTCTGTGTCTAAGCTTACAACTGAGGTTGCCACCACGCCCCTAGCCCAACACACGCTTTttgccctttctcttccttctgcctgggatgCCCTTCCTCTACACCCTTAaattcctattcatccttcaaggtcTTACTCAGGTATCTCTTCTGAAGGCTCCCTGACTCTTTGGTGCTACCACAGCACCCCTAACATCTTTGTGCTCCTACTATACTGTTGCTGTTGTTCTTTGCGTGTTCTCCACTAGATCAAGAATTCTGCAGGATGGGGGATCCTGTCTTAATTATGTTTACGGGCCTAGTACCTGGTATTAGGCCAGGCACAGAGGAAGAACTTCATAAACAGTTTTTGATTAATGCCCAAATGGCGAGAGATGAACTACCTCTGTGCAGGGTCGggacatttattaattcaacaaacatttactaacaTCAACTCTGGGTAGGCTCTGTTTGAGGCCTCGGGCTACATCAGATGACCACACACTGACTGCCCTCAAGgggctccttctccctcctctacCCTGATGCCCATCTCCACCCCACTGCACCCTGGGCTACAGAGAACTAGACTCTCAAAATTAGCAGGTAAAGCATAGAGACTATAGGACCTAACAGACGTAAGGAGTTTCCAGGTCTCCACTCTCACATACATCGTCCTCCTCACAACCCAATAAGACCTAAACCCAGAATTCCCCTACAAAATCATCCAGGGGTCCCAGGTCAGCCAGATCGCAGATGGACTGCTCCCACAGGTTGCTGAAagttccctcttttctcttcctatgCAGCAATCCGGGCCAAAATCTCCAGTGAGAAGGTAGTTCCTGCCAGTGCAAATCCTGCTGACACTCAAAAAATGATCCGGTatgaaatcaaacaaataaaGGTACATGGGGACAGGACAGGGCGTTTACCCCCTTGGGCTGTTGGGAGGAGTGGGGTCTGTGttctgggaggggtggggctgatAGGTCAGGCTATCCAGCTTAGTGATTTTGGGATATAGATGCTGAAGTGGAAGTGGATGACATGCTGGGACCACAGAATCCTAGTGACAGTGCAAGACAGGCCCTCAATGTCCATCTAGTCCTACAGCTGCCTGTGCATGGGGCTACAATAGGTACCTCCCCTCTCACTGGAATAAACCAaggtttagatttttttaaagagagaaatgacCTAGTTGGGCCATCTGTGTGCTCCAAATCCTGAACTAgacttttacttaatttttttaggttGAGAAataagtttttcctctaagatataAAGTACACTCGCTGACCCAGTACTGCTTTTTGGTAATTGCCTTTCAGATGTTTAAAGGGTTTGAGAAAGTCAAGGATGTTCAGTATATCTATACACCTTTTGATTCCTCCCTGTGTGGTGTGAAACTAGAAGCCAACAGCCAGAAGCAGTATCTCTTGACCGGTAAGTTAAAGACCAGCAAGTGGCCCTAATAGTCTCTGTCCTAAGGCAGACAGCCAAGGAGAAGCCAAGGCTGTCCCTGAGTGGTAAGCTGAGCCAGGTGGCATTTTCTTGGGCATAAAGCAGAGCTGTGTGACTAAGAGGCAGCCTCTGATTTGGGAGGAGCCTTGGTAACCTCCCTTTCAATGTGAGTCCTCATTACAGTGATCTTGGCTGCTGCTTCACTATTTTAAGGACAGGCTGCTCTCCCAGCCTAGGACAGCTGGTTCCATTTGCAAACAGTTTTAATTGGTATAAGATTTTTGGTATCTGGAGCCAAAATCTTCCCCTCTGAAAATGCCCTTTGTGGGTTCACTCCTGCCCTCTGTTCTGTGATGATCCTTCAGAGGCCTGAGGATGACAGATACTTGCACTCTAGCTCCAGGTCTGCTGGTCCTGGGTCCCAGACTCCTTCCTACTCTGGCCACCTTCTCAAATGGGATATAGCCTGTCCCTATCCCTCACCTAGCATAGGACCTTGAACTGGATGCAACACTACAGATGAGGTCTTAGTTTCACAGAGTAAAGGAGGATTGTAGTGTGCAACACCCCCACTCCCAACACACACATTATAGTTACTGTAGCCTATGACAGCATTAGTATTAGACAGCAACATTGGGTCACACTCTTGGCTCATAGTGAACCTGTGTGGCTAATTCTAGGGGGTACAGTAAAGTACAGGCCCTAACAGGAACTTTGAGTCTAACATGGTTCTGTCTCCATGAACTTGGGCCCAGGCAGGTCTCATTGATACTGAATTGATTGGGATAGAATAGCTGAAGAACCACACAAGAATATGACTGCATAGTAAACGAATGTAATACTAAATTATTTTGTAGTTCGGGAAAAGGAGGTATTTGTGTGGTTGTAAACAATTAGGGAAGCTTCATTGTGTAAGTGGGATCTAAATTGGTCCTAAAggatgaaaagtatttttaaaaagaggcaaggaaaagaaagacacagcAGGTGGGGAGAACAGGACAAGGAATTCCACTATCTGTCCATCCACTCAGCGATGAATGACCATCTACTCACTGTGAGGCCTTGGCAGGAGAGTGGAGACTCAGTAAGAAGTCACAgtcctcaaagagctcacagtctagacTTGGCTCTTGAGAAGTCACAGTCATTGGAAGCCACACTAGTAGAGGCTCCCCAGCTCTAAGGATGTAGAATTGTGCTGATCTGGGAGACTCTAgatgggagaggcagaggcagggcatGCCACTGAGTCCTCCTCATCCCAGGAGCAGCAGACAAGGCCACCTCCTTCCTAAGCACCTACCCTCTGAGTGCCTAGCCTTCTGCTAGGCACTGTGGTGCATCAGGGGAAGCAAGAGGCATGCTCTCTGCCCTCAAGGTCAAGTCTAACCAAGGGTAGGGATAAATGACAAAACACAAGTCTACTGAAAAGTCATCAGTGGCGCCTATGCTCTTTAGGAGAAGGCACAGGTTCTTTTGCCTAATGCTGAAAAGCCCTTTGTGACCAGAACACTGTTGACCTCTCCAGCTTTGTCTCCTGCCATCTGTCAGTGACAGTTCTCAGCCCCTCATTTCCTCCAGAACTGAACTAAACCATTTTCTGTTGCAGAAGGTGTTCTTCTGGGTTGCACCCCTCCATCTTTGCACAGGATAGTCCCACTGTCCAGAAGTCTTTCTCCCAACTTGTCCGGCAGGTGAACTCCTACCCATTCCTTCAAGGCCCAACATAAGCATCAGCTCCTCTTAGACAGCTTCCTTGCCTCCACCCCTTCCACAGACAGAGATAActgtgctttcttttgttcttatacTGCATCTTGTATATAACCACAACAGTGTGATTTTGCCTACTTATCTGTCTGTCCTACTAGTTTTTAAGCTCCTTGGGGGCAGAGAGCCTgtcatatttatttctgtattctggGTATCAGGTCATAGGAGTTGCTCAGTGAGTAAATGATTAAGCAACTGAAATTCTAAGAGAGGTGTGGGCTAGTGTGGTCAGGGATGGCTTTGAGGATAAGGTGGTACTGAAGAGGGGCTTTGGAAGACAGGAAAGAGTTTATAAGAAAGGGAACTTTCCcgtggggaaggagaaggagttATCAAGATAGGTATCAATGAGGCAGGAGACTAGCCCATGTAAGATATTGGGAAGGGTTGGGAAGGAAAACGGACCTATTATGTGTTGAACATCTTCTGTGGGCCCACAACTGTGCTGGGAACTTCACAGATAtgctctcatttaatcctgacaaaaCTTTATTACTCTCATCTTCCAACTGAGAAGTTATGTGACTctcttaaggtcacacagctagtaaatgatagaaaaaaagaggGTTCCACCAAGAGTCTGACTTTAAAACCTGTGTTCTTCTCTCTGCACCATGCTAAAGAAAAAGGCCTTTACCCCACAACTCTCCCTTGTACTATGATATAAAGATTATAGAGGTTTTTCTGGTCCCTTCATTGAGCCTTATGTCACCACTTCCACCAAAACACCATTGAAGAGGTTGCAATTCTGTGCTATTCAAGGAACTGGGCTCCTGGAGCTCCACAAGTAGATTCTTCATGCTAGGTTCTCTTGCCTCTCCCCTTGAAGGTCAGGTCCTCAATGATGGGAAAGTCTTCATTCATCTGTGCAACTACATTGAGCCCTGGGAGAACTTGTCCTTTTTGCAGAGAGAAAGTCTGAATCATCACTACCTTCTGAACTGTGGCTGCCAAGTAAGAAAATGTCCATTTCCAAGGTCTTTTGGAGGTCAGAGAAGAGTCTTGAGTCTTGCAGCCTCATTGTTCATGTATTccttcattcatgcatgcatttaTTCACTTACTATACAATACTTGAGATCTGCCAAGGATCTGGCACTGTATAAAGTTGAGGATAGGAAAGCAAGATGGTCCATAGTCCTTGATCTCAAAGTACTTAACATTTTGGCTGGGAAGGTGGCCATCAAATAAAGCTGACTGAGataaaatagctaccatttaAGGAGAATCTATTCTTTGCCAAGCCCTGTAAtggtcaatttatttaaaatatttaatttagccTTTATAACAAATTTACGAAGAATTAAGATTTctattttaagatgaagaaattaaCGCTCTAGGAAGTGAAGTGAGTTGCTCAAGGTCAGTGGTGGAGTAAGGAccgggtctgtctgactccagagatgCCATTAGAGAGGTAATACTGTATGTGGGGAGCACAGGGGAAGGAGAACTCAGGGGGAAGTTTGGAGACTAGGAAAGGCTCCAAAAGGCAGGGGTATTTGAGCTAGGCTGTAAGGATATGTAGGAGTCTGAAATGCAGTAATGGAAAAAGAACACTCTACTCACTTTGATGTTGTGTGGCTCTGACTCTAGATCACCACCTGCTACACACTGCCCTGTACGATCTCGGCCCGCAACGAGTGCCTCTGGACAGACTGGCTGTTGGAACGGAAGCTCTATGGGTACCAGGCCCAGCATTATGTCTGCCTGAAGCATGTTGATGGCACCTGCAGGTGGTACCAGGGCCGCCTGCCCCTCAGGAAGGAGTTTGTTGACATCATCCAGCCCTAGTAGGGACCAGTGACCACCACACTCCTTCAAGAGTCCTGAAGACCAAGCCAGTTCTCCTTCCCTGCAGACCTCTGGCTGTCACCATCTGCCTCATTGCTGCCACCCCATGGGAAGTACCAAGTAGACAGTCTGGCTAGCATTAGGGCAAGGATGGGGCATGTCACAGCTTGTGTCCAAGACCCCAGTCCAGAACCTGTCAAGGGCTAGGGAAAGAAGTATGACTTTTCTACCCTGGCCTCAGTccttctcccctgcctcccagatCCTTTAGTCTAGCTGGTACCTGTTACTGAAAGTTTTGATTCTGGCTTGGTTTGTCTTCCAAAGCCAGAActattcccttttctcccaaggaaaatttgttttctcctaCCTTAACTGATCTGCTAGGggagaaatgataaatattatacGTATGAGATAGTATAGCGTTGTGATGTACGATACAGAAGGGGGGTTGACAGTATCCTAAACAGGCTGATTGGAGGAATGACAAGAACAACATACTATGGCTGTGTATCCTCTACTCCTGTCTCAACTCATCCTAATCCTCTCAGACACTTTCATCTGTGAGAGTGACTTGGGGGAGTATGGAGTCACTCGGTGTGATACCTACAACGGCCTAAACTTCCTCCGCATGCTGTAATCCCCTCTATACCATTCCTGGAAGAGCATCTGGCCCAGTTAGCACACCTTTTTGGACAAGAACAGACTTAGGTATTGTATCTCCAGGTTAACTGTCCTTAATGCTGATGTCCATAAGacttctctgctttttattttagaaagtctTTTTCTACTAGATTACTAATGTCTTCACTCCTACttcaaaacttttctttaagCCAAAAAAGCCTTTCTCTTATAGAGCTGAAATTCCCCTTTAGCTTTTGACACCTCAGAGAGATCTTAGGATGTCTTCTCTTTAGGGCAAATTTCAGGATACAGGACAGGTGAGAAATAACACAAGGTCCTTTGGGGGAAAAGGATGGTACATGGAGAGAATATATTTTGCAATAGTTGCAGTTTTTTCTGTGGTCAGCCCTGCTAGATATTATAGCAGGAAAAAGCCATCTTTACTCCCTGTCCTCCCTTCAGCTCAGTCCCCTCACCACTGTGTCTTGGACTCCCTGAGAACTCCAAGCACAGACCTCTTAGGGTTCCTCAGCCTCTGCAAGGCTTCCTGGCTTGCCCTGAAAAGGAAAGCCCTGATGTTGGTCTCAAGGATTTATTAAGGACAAGGGCTTAACATTCCAGAGCCTCTCCCTGGGGGAAGCTCTGGCAAAGGTGAGGGAGGTAGTTTTTTTTTCAAGGCCCAAGGTTGTTATTCAGCTTCTACGTATGTTTGCTGAGAAGCAGGGCCATGCACAATATGCCAGAAGAAGTCTCTTGATTCACAGAAATGGTATAAATGGAGACCCCTTTTGGagaagggagtgggagggggaACAAACATGATCTCTGTGCCAGAGTACAACAGTTGGAATGCTATGGCAGAGTCTCCATTGGTGGGTCAAGCAGGATCACCAACTGACAACACAGGCCTGGAGCAGAGGatgtggggacagagaggaagaaacaggttGAGCTCGAGGTCTCCATGGAGGAAAAACGTTAGCAATAGCCTCAGTACCAACCAACCATGCCATCTCTCTGATCCTTCTGACATCCTAGGATAGCCTCAGAGAAGGCATATTATTAACCCAGTCTTACTGCAATCTTGAGGAAGCCAAGGGAATGGAATGGTCTGGTGACTAATAACAGGAACAACATGTTCCATCTGAGGAGCGCTTCACACTTTTCCAGAAGGCTGTTACTTAAAGAACCTCACTTGAATTTTTTAAGTACCATATTAGATATACTGGTCAGGCATAATTACGTACACCTGACTTTCCAGTTGGGAAACTGACACACAATGAGGGAATATAACTAGTCCAGTGACATGTGGCAGGGCCAGGGCTAGAATCCAAAGTCGCGGAATCTTCTGATTGTTGATCCATAGGTTTGTTACTTTCTCAGCTTGGTAAACTGCTCTTGTTTCTGCTCTTCCCTATTTTGTCTCCAGATTTTGGAGACAAGGGGCTATCAGCTAAAATCCAGCCACTCTGGCCCCACAAAGCAGATTTGCAGGTCAGCCCCAATAGATCTCTGGGGTTGAGATGCTGAGGCCTTCCTCAGAGCCCCATAGTCACCACGTAGCTAAGCTCAGAGTAGAAATAGCAGAGAGACTAAAGTCCACACTACATTACCTACCATCTCTTTGTGGTTGGGGTAGTATGTTTGCTCAATGAGTGGGAACTTTTCTCCTCCCAGTGTCTTGTAGATGGTCACCAGCTGGGCAAactgcaaaagaaaagcaaatgtttcagCTTATCTAGACAACTTCTggaacaaacagacaaaacatCAAActatcaaacaaatatttgtggagcatTTGCTCTGTTGAGTGCTTTGTGCAAAGTGCTCTGAGAATATAAAAGAGGTGCACAATTCCTATTCTCAAGGAACATATGCTTTagttggggaaaggagagagagtgagctaACATTCATTCAGTACCTACTcaattttaatgatatttcattcaatcctcataTCAAATTAGTAATTAGGTactttatcatcttcattttacacatgaggctTAGAGAGGATAGGAAAGTTGCCTAAAGTTGCAGAGCTGCAAAGAGATGAAGCTGGTATTGAAATTTGGGTCTCTAACCTTAAACACCTGCATCTCTAGAGATGGCAAGTGATGAAACTGAATAGGTACTATGTGCCCAAGTCTTGGAAGTTCAAAAACCAGGCAAAGGAATGGTAGCTTTTTCCTGTAGGCAGTATGGAGTCATCAGTTTGAGCAGGGGGCTCATGAATGAAGCTGTTCTTCAGGAAGATTTTGAAGGTCATGGTATGCAGGCTAGACAGACCCAATCTTTCTGAGACTTACTTCTTATCTAAGAACTGAACTCATCGGACCCTTCACCTATGAGAAACCAGAACAGCTCCATGAGGAAGAAGAGGTAAAGTACACATACTTACAGTGTCAGGGTTGAAAGGCCTTTGGCAAATATCTAGCAcctcctgcccccctcctcctttttaactgaagaaactgaggcccagagaggtcacaCAGTAGTTGAGCCAGATTCATAGTCAAGCCCTTTTATTCCAAATCCATAATTCTTCCTACTCCTTCAAGTAACTGCCTTTCAGGCTCTGCAGAGACCATGCTCTTTCCACATGAAACAAACAGAACTTTCCAGCTCAATCCATTCatgcacacacctacacacccACCTCCAGTGCACTGGCAGCAGGGGTAATCCAGCATCCTCCTGCTATTGCGACTGGGTTAGTTTATACTCTAAGCCACCAATATCTAGAACTGCTAGAAGGAAAAGTTGTCAGATCAAACCTGCCTTCCATTtatcaaagaaaggaaagctagaacatttttcaaaagctcaGGCCCTATTCTCTATAAGGGATGTTGGCACATGAgccagtgggaggagaggggggtGTAGCAGTAAAAGCTCAGAACTGGATTGTTAGAAAAGTGGAGTCTTCTGAGGCTTGTTCTGCTTCTAACTTGCTAGGTGTCCTTGAGCAAAAGATttctcctctccaggcctcattTGCTCCACATATAAAATGAGAGGGTTGAATTTGATTAGTTCCTCAAACTTTTTACCACAAAGaacatttattatatttcctCCCAAATTCCATTATCAAACTGCAGTTTAAGTGATCATCTGTTGTGGTCCTTTTGTGAATAAAGATagaattgtgttatttttgaaatgCTGGAAGacagtggaatttctgggtcatttcCCTTAGTGACACATGGTTGGTGACTGCAGGTCTCTAATGCCTCCATCAGGACTGAGAGTATGATTCATGGCCTCCCAAGCCCCTAAGACTTTATTATTGAAAGAGACTTTAGAGAGCTCTAGACCAGACATCTCatgttacaaatgaggagactgaggctggagAAAGCATAGGCTCCCGGATCATGCCTGGCATTGGGGCTGCACTGGGACAGCACCTAGGTCTCTTCTTGCCCAGTGCATTCTCCGTTGCACCCTGCTGTCCTTACCATTCTCTGGTTCTTCAATTTGCTTTGACTATCAGGACCAACCCCTCAGAccttccctgccttctctggttCTCTCCACCACCTTATCTGACCTTTAAGCCCAGTCTGCCCACCTCGGCCTGGCTGGATTCCTGCTCTGCCTTTGGATACCTGCCTGAGCTCCCAAAGCTCTCCAGCATCCCTGGGGAGCTGATGCCAGCTCTGCCTAACAACCTCTGTCCTGCTGCTGCCCACACCCTGGCA is from Equus przewalskii isolate Varuska chromosome 15, EquPr2, whole genome shotgun sequence and encodes:
- the TIMP4 gene encoding metalloproteinase inhibitor 4 — protein: MPRSPRTAPSWALLLRLLALLRPPGLGEACSCAPAHPQRHVCHSALAIRAKISSEKVVPASANPADTQKMIRYEIKQIKMFKGFEKVKDVQYIYTPFDSSLCGVKLEANSQKQYLLTGQVLNDGKVFIHLCNYIEPWENLSFLQRESLNHHYLLNCGCQITTCYTLPCTISARNECLWTDWLLERKLYGYQAQHYVCLKHVDGTCRWYQGRLPLRKEFVDIIQP